A region from the Salvia splendens isolate huo1 chromosome 15, SspV2, whole genome shotgun sequence genome encodes:
- the LOC121767920 gene encoding dirigent protein 11-like: MLSRIIYCSAVVLATTAVILLALFSPLPHWSSRTTPQTTLSFYIQQPQPGSSAVAPHSVGALIFHRWLTEGPDNTSRVVGKAQGFIIPVEGFAHSAFNIIYLTFHHVHDYAGSVSIEAKKLAFKEEEELSVVGGTGSFAFATGNAVFAQIGRQASNMEASYHIKLNLDFPDNFERPKF; encoded by the coding sequence ATGCTGTCAAGAATCATATATTGCAGTGCAGTTGTTTTAGCTACAACTGCAGTCATACTTCTAGCCTTGTTCTCTCCGCTGCCCCACTGGAGCAGCCGAACCACTCCCCAGACAACGCTATCGTTCTACATCCAACAGCCTCAGCCAGGAAGCTCAGCAGTGGCCCCACACAGTGTGGGGGCGCTGATCTTCCACCGGTGGCTGACGGAAGGCCCTGATAACACTTCCCGGGTGGTAGGGAAGGCCCAAGGGTTCATAATACCGGTGGAGGGATTCGCACACTCGGCTTTCAATATCATTTATCTTACGTTTCATCATGTGCATGACTATGCTGGCAGTGTTAGCATTGAGGCTAAGAAATTGGCTTTCAAAGAAGAGGAAGAACTGAGTGTTGTTGGTGGCACTGGCTCTTTTGCTTTTGCTACTGGAAATGCTGTGTTTGCTCAGATTGGGAGACAAGCATCGAATATGGAAGCATCTTAtcatataaaattgaatttggATTTCCCAGACAATTTTGAGAGGCCAAAGTTTTGA